A stretch of Mucilaginibacter terrae DNA encodes these proteins:
- a CDS encoding Y-family DNA polymerase produces the protein MPKRFASIWFRHLLTDQKAIRQPDLKGKAYVFAEPDHGRMLITALTDEARQYGVMEGMTVADARVIAPGLQVFEGKPGRNMKLLTGLAEWFLRYTPLVQLDPPDGLLLDVTGCTHLKGGEKAYLQEIVSRLKQIGYYVRPAIADTIGTAWGVARFAKSGLIVPEGEHRNALMALPPSALRLPPELLIKLRNLGLNQISNFIYIPDSVLRRRFGKNMVLRLHQALGQEVEYLFPLKESVPYTEHLPCLEPVKTRTAIEVGLTDLLERLCKRLYGEGLGLRSAVLTWYRIDGKSGNMTIGTNHPSNRVQHLFKLFFNKLDTVAPGMGIELFVLSALNTEPVNEKQSELWSAKGGAESDEVAELLDRVAGRIGNAYINRYLPGEHYWPERTPKPEADIKKVPVSEWRTDKPRPIQLLDPPEPVSAMALTPDYPPRLFIWKGVQHIIVGADGPERIEREWWLKPGEHRDYYIAEDEAGCRYWLFRSGHYNAESNQHWYLHGFFA, from the coding sequence ATGCCTAAGCGTTTTGCGTCCATATGGTTCCGGCATTTGCTCACAGACCAGAAGGCGATCCGCCAGCCTGATCTGAAAGGGAAAGCCTATGTCTTTGCCGAACCGGATCATGGGCGTATGCTTATTACTGCGTTAACGGATGAAGCCCGTCAATACGGCGTTATGGAAGGCATGACCGTGGCAGATGCCAGAGTTATTGCACCCGGCCTTCAGGTTTTTGAGGGTAAACCGGGACGGAATATGAAACTGCTTACCGGCCTCGCGGAATGGTTCCTGCGTTATACACCGCTTGTTCAGCTTGATCCGCCAGATGGATTGTTACTGGACGTGACGGGGTGTACGCATTTGAAGGGTGGTGAAAAGGCTTACTTGCAGGAGATCGTTTCGCGCCTTAAGCAGATCGGGTATTACGTTCGCCCGGCAATTGCTGATACCATTGGCACCGCGTGGGGAGTGGCGCGTTTTGCCAAATCAGGTCTGATTGTACCGGAAGGGGAACACCGGAACGCGCTGATGGCTTTACCTCCATCAGCGTTACGCTTGCCACCGGAACTGCTGATCAAATTGCGCAACCTGGGATTGAACCAGATCAGCAATTTCATTTATATACCGGATTCCGTCTTGCGGCGCCGTTTCGGGAAGAATATGGTTTTACGTTTGCACCAGGCGCTTGGCCAGGAAGTCGAATACCTTTTCCCGCTTAAAGAATCCGTACCTTATACTGAACACTTGCCGTGCCTGGAACCGGTTAAAACCCGGACTGCCATCGAGGTCGGGCTAACTGATCTGCTGGAGAGATTATGTAAGCGGCTTTACGGTGAGGGTTTAGGCCTGCGTTCCGCTGTGCTGACCTGGTACCGGATAGACGGGAAAAGTGGCAATATGACCATAGGCACCAACCATCCCAGTAACCGGGTACAGCATCTGTTCAAACTGTTCTTTAATAAACTGGATACCGTTGCGCCGGGCATGGGGATCGAACTTTTCGTCCTGAGTGCCCTTAATACGGAGCCGGTAAACGAGAAGCAAAGTGAACTATGGTCGGCAAAAGGTGGTGCGGAAAGTGATGAAGTGGCCGAACTACTTGACCGCGTGGCGGGAAGGATAGGGAACGCTTATATCAACCGCTATCTGCCCGGTGAGCATTATTGGCCAGAACGCACGCCCAAACCTGAGGCCGATATCAAAAAGGTGCCTGTAAGTGAATGGCGAACGGATAAGCCGCGACCAATTCAGCTATTGGATCCTCCGGAGCCAGTCAGCGCCATGGCACTGACGCCCGATTATCCGCCTAGGCTGTTCATCTGGAAAGGTGTGCAGCACATCATCGTCGGGGCAGACGGCCCGGAACGTATCGAGCGGGAATGGTGGCTGAAACCTGGTGAACACCGGGATTATTATATCGCAGAAGATGAAGCAGGCTGCCGTTACTGGCTTTTTCGTTCCGGTCATTATAACGCAGAGAGCAATCAACATTGGTATTTACATGGCTTTTTCGCATGA
- a CDS encoding ImuA family protein — MKATKEEIIGKLRQDMRRWEGFRPPKPGTDNGLGLGVMTAAFPDGIFPTGAIHEFISSCPEDTASSGGFIVGLIQKLLTGGGACLWISYTRRIYPPALKLFGVDPDRVIFIDVPFQRDLLWVTEEALKCEGVATVICETKDLSFTESQRLQLAVEKSHVTGFILRKDVQKVNTTACVTRWRVRPVRSRLRSGMPGVGHPRWQVELLKVRNGKPGSWTIEWKNLDFQNVNPQINEAARRYA, encoded by the coding sequence AAAGCGACCAAAGAAGAGATCATCGGCAAACTCCGTCAAGATATGCGCCGGTGGGAAGGGTTTAGGCCTCCTAAGCCTGGTACAGATAACGGCTTGGGTTTAGGTGTCATGACAGCCGCCTTTCCTGATGGCATTTTCCCAACAGGTGCCATTCATGAATTTATCAGTAGTTGTCCGGAGGATACCGCATCCAGCGGTGGGTTTATAGTTGGTTTGATCCAAAAGCTTTTGACGGGCGGCGGTGCCTGTTTGTGGATTAGCTATACGCGGCGGATCTATCCGCCTGCACTGAAACTTTTCGGTGTTGATCCCGACCGGGTGATCTTTATTGACGTCCCATTTCAGCGGGATTTGCTTTGGGTGACCGAGGAGGCGCTGAAATGTGAAGGTGTCGCCACGGTGATCTGCGAGACCAAAGACCTGAGCTTTACAGAATCCCAGCGTTTGCAGTTGGCCGTGGAGAAAAGCCATGTCACCGGCTTTATCCTGCGAAAAGATGTTCAAAAAGTAAACACTACTGCCTGCGTAACGCGCTGGAGGGTTCGCCCCGTGCGGAGCCGGCTCAGGAGCGGCATGCCGGGGGTGGGGCATCCGCGTTGGCAGGTGGAATTGCTTAAAGTCAGGAACGGCAAGCCAGGTAGTTGGACTATTGAATGGAAAAATCTGGATTTTCAAAATGTTAATCCCCAGATTAACGAAGCCGCACGACGTTATGCCTAA